One genomic segment of Bacteroidales bacterium includes these proteins:
- a CDS encoding elongation factor G codes for MKVYQTNEIKNIALIGGAKSGKTSLAEAMLFEGKVINRKGNVDDKNTVSDYREIELAKQNSVHTTLMYTEYDGTKINILDTPGFNDYVGEQISALSVVETAVLVNNATVGVDATTENAWRQAEKTNTPVLFVVNQLDQEKANFDQVVTQLKDYFGDKVSIAQYPVNTGEGFSSIIDLMLMKMLKFSKDGGAPEILDIPADELEKAEELHLSLIENAAEGSEELMEKYFESDTLSIEEMREGIRLGMRTRAIFPLFAISAKENTGVTRLLEFIKFSCPTPNGVAGERKSSSGKIFNANPDDPTNLFVFKTSIEPHLGEVSYFKVYGGAVEEGMDLINTRSENKERLSQLFIIVGKNREKVSKVCSGDIAATIKLKDTRTNDTLANPKASEEALSPIDFPEPTIQMAVKAISSSDDEKMGSILNEMHKTDPTLHAGLSRELRQMIIQAQGELHLNTVKWYFDNIHNIDIEFFAPKIPYRETITKSARADYRHKKQSGGSGQFGEVHMHIQPYVEGMSDPTDFPIRNKEEHDLPWGGKLLFHNCVVGGSIDARFMPAILKGIMERMERGPLTGSYARDIAVYIYDGKMHPVDSNEISFKLAGRFAFITAFKNAKPKIMEPVYDVATRLPEEMMGAAMTDLQSRRAIIMGMEADGKYQVIRAKVPLAEMHKYGTTLSSISSGRGTYSMKFDAYNQVPSDVQDKLLKAYEEEQEEE; via the coding sequence ATGAAAGTTTATCAAACAAATGAAATCAAAAATATTGCTCTCATTGGAGGGGCCAAAAGCGGTAAGACCTCTTTAGCCGAAGCAATGCTTTTTGAAGGTAAAGTGATAAACAGAAAAGGTAATGTTGATGATAAAAATACTGTTTCTGATTATCGTGAAATCGAATTAGCAAAACAAAATTCTGTTCACACTACTTTAATGTATACCGAATATGATGGTACTAAAATAAATATTTTAGACACTCCCGGTTTTAATGATTATGTAGGTGAACAAATTTCTGCTTTATCAGTGGTTGAAACCGCGGTTTTAGTTAATAATGCAACTGTAGGCGTTGATGCTACAACAGAAAACGCATGGCGTCAAGCAGAAAAAACAAATACTCCTGTTTTATTTGTCGTCAATCAACTCGACCAAGAAAAGGCCAATTTCGATCAGGTAGTTACTCAATTAAAAGACTATTTTGGCGATAAAGTATCTATTGCTCAATATCCTGTAAATACCGGAGAAGGTTTTAGCAGTATCATCGACTTAATGCTGATGAAAATGCTTAAATTCTCAAAAGATGGTGGCGCACCGGAAATTTTAGATATCCCAGCCGATGAATTGGAAAAAGCCGAAGAGTTACACCTGTCATTAATAGAAAATGCTGCTGAAGGTTCGGAAGAATTAATGGAAAAATATTTTGAGTCCGACACTCTAAGTATTGAAGAAATGCGCGAAGGAATTCGTTTAGGTATGCGTACACGCGCTATCTTCCCTCTCTTTGCTATTTCTGCAAAAGAAAATACTGGTGTTACTCGTTTATTGGAATTTATTAAATTTAGTTGTCCCACACCAAATGGTGTTGCCGGCGAACGCAAATCATCCAGCGGAAAAATATTTAATGCAAATCCCGACGATCCTACCAATTTATTTGTATTTAAAACATCTATAGAGCCTCACTTAGGCGAAGTTTCCTACTTTAAAGTATATGGTGGAGCTGTTGAAGAGGGCATGGATTTAATAAATACGCGTTCGGAAAATAAAGAACGTTTATCGCAATTATTTATTATTGTCGGTAAAAACAGAGAAAAAGTATCTAAGGTTTGTTCCGGAGATATTGCTGCTACAATTAAATTAAAAGATACTCGTACTAACGATACTTTGGCTAATCCAAAAGCTTCAGAAGAGGCATTATCGCCTATCGATTTTCCTGAACCAACCATTCAAATGGCTGTTAAAGCAATAAGCTCTTCCGATGACGAAAAAATGGGTAGTATTCTTAACGAAATGCATAAAACAGATCCTACTTTGCATGCCGGATTATCAAGGGAATTACGCCAAATGATTATCCAAGCGCAAGGAGAATTGCATTTAAATACCGTAAAATGGTATTTCGATAATATCCATAATATCGATATTGAATTCTTTGCTCCAAAAATTCCTTATCGCGAAACAATTACTAAATCTGCTCGTGCCGATTACCGACATAAAAAACAATCAGGAGGTTCAGGTCAGTTTGGTGAAGTACATATGCACATTCAGCCTTATGTAGAGGGAATGTCTGATCCAACAGATTTTCCTATTAGGAATAAAGAAGAGCATGATCTTCCTTGGGGTGGTAAATTATTATTCCATAACTGTGTTGTCGGGGGGTCTATTGATGCTAGATTTATGCCTGCTATCTTAAAAGGAATTATGGAACGTATGGAACGTGGTCCTTTAACAGGCTCTTACGCTCGTGATATAGCTGTTTACATTTATGATGGTAAAATGCATCCTGTTGATTCAAACGAAATCTCTTTTAAACTGGCCGGGCGTTTTGCTTTTATTACAGCATTTAAAAATGCTAAACCTAAGATTATGGAACCTGTTTATGATGTTGCAACACGTCTCCCTGAAGAAATGATGGGTGCTGCAATGACTGATTTACAAAGTCGTCGTGCCATTATTATGGGAATGGAAGCCGATGGTAAATATCAGGTAATACGTGCTAAAGTACCTTTGGCCGAAATGCATAAATATGGTACAACTTTAAGCTCTATTTCTTCGGGTAGAGGTACTTATTCGATGAAATTCGATGCTTATAACCAAGTGCCTTCCGATGTTCAAGACAAGCTGCTTAAAGCTTACGAAGAAGAGCAAGAAGAAGAATAA
- a CDS encoding DUF3109 family protein produces the protein MISIGNTIISEEVIKKQFSCDLSKCHGDCCVEGDAGAPLDVDEISQLEDYIDRILPYMTDKGREVIKKNGVYDYDEDGELVTPLVNDRECAFVYFENNIALCAIEKAYRDKAIPNIKPISCSLYPIRITEYKDFEAVNYHHWDICDLARIKGKKEKIAVYEFLKEPLIRKYGKDWYKTLEEEVNSGRYDEVLNR, from the coding sequence ATGATTTCAATAGGGAATACAATCATTTCAGAAGAAGTAATTAAAAAGCAATTTAGCTGTGATTTATCAAAATGTCATGGTGACTGCTGTGTTGAAGGAGATGCAGGAGCTCCATTAGATGTTGATGAGATTAGTCAGCTCGAAGATTATATAGATAGAATCCTACCTTATATGACAGATAAGGGGAGGGAAGTAATAAAGAAAAATGGCGTTTACGATTATGATGAAGATGGAGAATTAGTAACGCCTTTGGTAAATGATAGGGAATGTGCTTTTGTTTATTTTGAGAATAATATTGCGCTTTGTGCTATAGAAAAAGCTTATCGAGATAAAGCAATACCAAATATAAAACCTATTTCCTGCTCTTTATATCCTATCAGAATTACTGAATATAAAGATTTTGAAGCGGTAAATTATCACCATTGGGATATTTGCGATTTAGCTCGTATAAAAGGAAAAAAGGAAAAAATAGCTGTTTACGAATTTTTAAAAGAGCCACTTATCCGCAAATACGGAAAAGACTGGTATAAAACATTAGAAGAAGAAGTAAATTCAGGTAGATATGATGAGGTGTTAAACCGCTAA
- a CDS encoding nucleotidyltransferase, protein MNKKPTLLILAAGIGSRYGGLKQLDKVGPNEETIIDYSIYDAIQAGFGKVVFVIRENIEADFRAFFDEKLKGRIEVEYVFQEIHKIPAGLSFNIERVKPWGTGHAVLMAKDAIKENFAVINADDFYGREAYQTLADYFKTEDRSDTDYCMVGYELKNTLSENGYVSRGQCKSDKNNFLLDVIERTHIERKDDTIVFQDENGNHIKLKEDTLVSMNFWGFTPSYFEFLNEKFSRFIPENANNLKAEFYIPSVVNDLIEEKRARVKVLHSKASWFGVTYKEDKDSVMKNIQQLISSGKYPVKLWY, encoded by the coding sequence ATGAACAAAAAACCCACTCTACTTATTTTGGCCGCCGGTATTGGTAGTCGTTATGGCGGATTAAAACAACTCGACAAAGTCGGGCCAAATGAAGAAACCATTATAGATTATTCTATTTATGATGCTATTCAAGCTGGTTTTGGAAAAGTTGTTTTTGTTATTCGCGAAAATATTGAAGCCGATTTCCGTGCCTTTTTCGACGAAAAACTTAAAGGGAGAATAGAAGTGGAATATGTTTTTCAAGAAATCCATAAAATACCTGCTGGTTTGAGTTTTAACATAGAAAGAGTAAAACCTTGGGGTACGGGACACGCTGTTTTAATGGCAAAAGATGCAATTAAAGAAAATTTTGCCGTTATCAATGCCGATGATTTCTACGGCAGAGAAGCCTACCAAACCTTAGCAGATTATTTTAAAACAGAAGACAGAAGCGATACCGATTATTGTATGGTTGGTTATGAGTTAAAAAATACTCTTTCTGAAAACGGATATGTGTCTCGTGGGCAATGCAAATCTGACAAAAATAATTTTCTGCTTGACGTAATAGAACGAACTCATATTGAACGTAAAGATGATACTATTGTTTTTCAAGACGAGAATGGAAATCACATTAAACTTAAAGAAGATACTTTAGTTTCAATGAATTTTTGGGGATTTACTCCTTCGTATTTTGAATTCTTAAATGAGAAATTTAGTCGTTTTATTCCCGAAAATGCAAATAATTTAAAAGCCGAATTTTATATCCCATCCGTAGTAAACGATCTTATTGAAGAGAAGCGTGCACGCGTTAAAGTTTTACATTCAAAAGCTAGTTGGTTTGGTGTAACTTATAAAGAGGACAAGGATAGTGTTATGAAAAATATCCAACAGCTAATCAGTTCTGGAAAATACCCTGTAAAACTTTGGTATTAA